Proteins co-encoded in one Micropterus dolomieu isolate WLL.071019.BEF.003 ecotype Adirondacks linkage group LG19, ASM2129224v1, whole genome shotgun sequence genomic window:
- the eif3m gene encoding eukaryotic translation initiation factor 3 subunit M isoform X2, with the protein MSVPAFIDITEEDQASELRAYIKSKGADISEENSEGGLHVDLAQIIEACDVCLKDDDKDVESVMNSIVSLLLILETEKQEALIESLCEKLVKFREGERPSLRMQLLSNLFHGMDENTPVRYTVFCSLIKVAATCNAIAFIPTELDQVRKWIIDWNLTTEKKHTLLRLLYEALVDSKKSDSAAKVMVELLGSYTEDNASQARVDAHRCIVRALKDPNTFLIDHLLTLKPVRFLEGELIHDLLTIFVSAKLAAYVKFYQSNKDFIDSLGLCHEQNMAKMRLLTFMGMAVEFKEISFETMQQELQIEADDVEAFVIDAVRTKMVYCKIDQTQRKVVVSHSTHRTFGKQQWQQLYDTLNSWKANLATVKTSLQALSPSA; encoded by the exons ATGTAGATCTGGCTCAGATCATCGAGGCATGTGATGTATGCCTCAAGGACGATGATAAAG ATGTGGAGAGTGTGATGAACAGCATTGTGTCTCTGCTGTTGATACTGGAGACAGAGAAGCAGGAGGCTCTCATTGAAAGTCTATGTGAGAAACTAGTGAAGTTCCGTGAAGGAGAGAGACCCTCTCTCAGGATGCAGTT GCTGAGTAACCTGTTCCATGGCATGGATGAGAACACTCCAGTAAGGTACACTGTCTTCTGCAGCCTCATTAAGGTGGCGGCAACCTGTAATGCCATCGCCTTCATCCCCACTGAACTTGATCAG GTTCGCAAGTGGATTATCGACTGGAACCTCACCACAGAGAAGAAGCACACACTCTTGAGGCTGTTGTATGAAGCATTGGTTGACAGCAAAAAAAG TGACTCTGCAGCAAAAGTGATGGTTGAGCTGCTGGGAAGTTACACAGAAGACAATGCTTCACAAGCACGTGTAGATGCCCACAG GTGTATCGTCCGTGCTCTCAAAGACCCCAACACCTTCCTGATTGACCACCTGCTCACCCTTAAACCTGTTCGCTTCTTGGAGGGAGAACTCATCCATGAC CTATTAACCATCTTTGTGAGTGCAAAACTAGCAGCATATGTAAAGTTCTACCAGAGTAACAAAGACTTCATTGATTCTCTTG GCCTGTGTCACGAGCAAAACATGGCCAAGATGCGTCTGCTGACATTCATGGGCATGGCGGTGGAATTCAAGGAGATCTCCTTTGAAACCATGCAACAGGAGCTGCAGATCGAAGCTGATGACGTCGAGGCTTTTGTCATTGACG CTGTTCGCACCAAGATGGTGTACTGCAAAATCGACCAGACACAGCGAAAAGTTGTTGTGAG CCACAGCACACATCGCACCTTTGGCAAGCAGCAGTGGCAACAGCTGTACGACACCCTCAACTCCTGGAAGGCCAACCTAGCAACTGTCAAGACCAGTCTGCAAGCCCTGTCACCATCCGCTTAA
- the eif3m gene encoding eukaryotic translation initiation factor 3 subunit M isoform X1, with the protein MSVPAFIDITEEDQASELRAYIKSKGADISEENSEGGLHVDLAQIIEACDVCLKDDDKDVESVMNSIVSLLLILETEKQEALIESLCEKLVKFREGERPSLRMQLLSNLFHGMDENTPVRYTVFCSLIKVAATCNAIAFIPTELDQVRKWIIDWNLTTEKKHTLLRLLYEALVDSKKNSDSAAKVMVELLGSYTEDNASQARVDAHRCIVRALKDPNTFLIDHLLTLKPVRFLEGELIHDLLTIFVSAKLAAYVKFYQSNKDFIDSLGLCHEQNMAKMRLLTFMGMAVEFKEISFETMQQELQIEADDVEAFVIDAVRTKMVYCKIDQTQRKVVVSHSTHRTFGKQQWQQLYDTLNSWKANLATVKTSLQALSPSA; encoded by the exons ATGTAGATCTGGCTCAGATCATCGAGGCATGTGATGTATGCCTCAAGGACGATGATAAAG ATGTGGAGAGTGTGATGAACAGCATTGTGTCTCTGCTGTTGATACTGGAGACAGAGAAGCAGGAGGCTCTCATTGAAAGTCTATGTGAGAAACTAGTGAAGTTCCGTGAAGGAGAGAGACCCTCTCTCAGGATGCAGTT GCTGAGTAACCTGTTCCATGGCATGGATGAGAACACTCCAGTAAGGTACACTGTCTTCTGCAGCCTCATTAAGGTGGCGGCAACCTGTAATGCCATCGCCTTCATCCCCACTGAACTTGATCAG GTTCGCAAGTGGATTATCGACTGGAACCTCACCACAGAGAAGAAGCACACACTCTTGAGGCTGTTGTATGAAGCATTGGTTGACAGCAAAAAAA ACAGTGACTCTGCAGCAAAAGTGATGGTTGAGCTGCTGGGAAGTTACACAGAAGACAATGCTTCACAAGCACGTGTAGATGCCCACAG GTGTATCGTCCGTGCTCTCAAAGACCCCAACACCTTCCTGATTGACCACCTGCTCACCCTTAAACCTGTTCGCTTCTTGGAGGGAGAACTCATCCATGAC CTATTAACCATCTTTGTGAGTGCAAAACTAGCAGCATATGTAAAGTTCTACCAGAGTAACAAAGACTTCATTGATTCTCTTG GCCTGTGTCACGAGCAAAACATGGCCAAGATGCGTCTGCTGACATTCATGGGCATGGCGGTGGAATTCAAGGAGATCTCCTTTGAAACCATGCAACAGGAGCTGCAGATCGAAGCTGATGACGTCGAGGCTTTTGTCATTGACG CTGTTCGCACCAAGATGGTGTACTGCAAAATCGACCAGACACAGCGAAAAGTTGTTGTGAG CCACAGCACACATCGCACCTTTGGCAAGCAGCAGTGGCAACAGCTGTACGACACCCTCAACTCCTGGAAGGCCAACCTAGCAACTGTCAAGACCAGTCTGCAAGCCCTGTCACCATCCGCTTAA